Below is a window of Streptomyces spongiicola DNA.
CGACCGGCGCGGCGAAACATAGCCGACGATCGCCGGTTAGCCAAACCGGCGATTCTCCGGATTCTTATACAGCCGCCGGGACAACCTCGCGGAACCTTTCCCCGCAATGCCTATGCCTCATGGAGGTTCTTCCGCATGCGCTCCACCCGAATTGCCATATCCGCCGCGATGCTCGGCGCACTCGCTCTGCCGGTGCTGTCCGCCACCACCGCGAATGCAGCCCCCGTCGCCACCGCGGCAACCGCCGTGCCGGCGAGCAGTTGCTCGTCCCTCCCGCCGCTGCCGTACGAGGTGCACACGAAGGCCGTGACCATCCGGTCCAAGGCCACCACGAAGTCCACCGCGGTCGGAGTGCTCTACCGCAGCCACAAGTTCACCGTGCACAAGAAGAGCGGAAACTGGCTCTACATCACGGACAAGACGACCGGCGTAAAGGGCTGGGTCTCCGGCACGTACGTCTACCGCGACGTCCGAATGTGCCTCAGCTGACCGGCCCGCAGCAGCAACCCGCCTACGCATAGCCGAGTTGCCCGACCGCTCGTTTCCCTGCCCCTGCAGTTCCAGGTGCTGCCTTCCGGAAGGAGCTCCCCTTGTCCGACGACACACCCGATGGCACTGAGGATGTCGTGGGCGTGCTCACCGAACGGATCGAAGCCCGCTTCGGAATGGACATCCATCAGTTGAGGGCCGCCGTCGGCCTCAAGCCGACCGCGAATCCTGACGCCACCCAGGTCGTCAAGTGGCACAGCCTTCTCGTCGACTCCCAGGCCGTCCTCGACCGAGCAGAGGACGACCTCCTCGCCGCGCTGGAAACGCAGCCCAGTGAAGTCGACGACCCGACGATGGACCTCGCCCAACGCGTCAACGCGGCCTTCACGGCACGCGACGGCCGGGCCCTGGTCGTGCGGTGGCTTCTCGATCCGGACGCTCCGGGCAAGAAGGGCCTCGCTGCCGAACGCCTGGCCCGTCTCCATCGCGGAGCCCGCAAGGGCCCGGCGGTGCAGACCAGCGCTCCGCACCGCCCCGCGGTCGCACCTGCGCCGGCGTCGGTGCCGCAAGCGGGAAGGGTCGTCCTGTGAGCGTCCGGCTCAAGTCCAGCACCGTGGACGGCCGGCTGCAGGAGATCTTCGGCGCCCCGGTCGTCGAGCTGTACGCGACGGCTATCGGCCCCGATGCCCCTCCCGCGCTTACCCGCGCCCTGGAGCTGCGCTCCTTCCTCGCCCTGGCCGAGGAGCAGGTCGCCCGGGTCCGCGACCGCGTGCACGAGGCGATGGCACCCGACCGGGACATGGGCGAGCTGTCAGCCGCTGACCTCCGCTTCGACGCGCAGTGGCTGGAGGCGGCGCTCGATGCCCGCG
It encodes the following:
- a CDS encoding SH3 domain-containing protein; translation: MRSTRIAISAAMLGALALPVLSATTANAAPVATAATAVPASSCSSLPPLPYEVHTKAVTIRSKATTKSTAVGVLYRSHKFTVHKKSGNWLYITDKTTGVKGWVSGTYVYRDVRMCLS